A genomic stretch from candidate division KSB1 bacterium includes:
- a CDS encoding amidohydrolase: MHVLLTYQLIRVSSIVLILILQILIYACSKKDSAEADILILHNGTIWTVNEESPNAEAVAIKDGRFVAVGSDEEVLNLKNANTHTVDLQGHFVVPGFNDNHVHFASAARFLEFNIMKVSSQEEFVERVREVVAKLPEGDWLLGGLWGAYDSWAEGSSGGQNRVPFTPDMSLVEEMTKSNPVFIRKFDNSEFAVNGAAQKALGITPSSPSELPGIEFVFNDGKFNGILRGDVVSPYVRPKIPRNFSHERRLEQTRRALAEIRKYGVTNVSDMSDDEQLEIYRELHEAGELTVRVHFRYMLERWNELAEQDIKIGAGDEWIRLGGLKGHIDGIMGSSSARFFEPYSHDPGNRGRWRRLMVDDEGNFVEGKFLKYMLDADKAGLQLTVHAIGDEANNLILKYLEELNKQNGVRDRRFRLVHAQVIAPGDFKRLGELGVIAEVQPFHLSDDMRWMEERIGHERCKGAYAFKSILDSGATLSFGTDWPGTAAAEYPINPMFGIHAAVNRQTLTGEPESGWFPEEKIRVEDAIKAYTLNTAYANFEEDIKGSIEVGKLADLAVLSQNLLEISPDDILKTEVLYTVVGGKIVYERGQLTVK, encoded by the coding sequence ATGCATGTTTTACTAACGTATCAACTCATTCGTGTCAGCTCAATTGTCTTAATTTTAATCCTGCAAATCCTGATTTATGCCTGTTCAAAAAAAGATTCTGCTGAAGCCGATATCCTGATTCTCCACAACGGCACCATCTGGACCGTCAATGAGGAAAGCCCGAATGCTGAGGCTGTTGCCATTAAAGACGGTAGATTTGTTGCTGTCGGAAGCGATGAAGAGGTTTTGAACCTCAAGAATGCAAATACTCACACGGTGGACTTGCAAGGTCACTTTGTCGTTCCCGGATTCAATGATAACCACGTACATTTTGCGTCAGCCGCGCGCTTTCTAGAATTCAACATTATGAAGGTTTCTAGCCAGGAGGAGTTTGTCGAGCGAGTTCGGGAAGTCGTAGCAAAATTGCCAGAGGGTGATTGGCTTCTCGGGGGACTCTGGGGTGCATATGATTCCTGGGCCGAAGGAAGTTCAGGTGGTCAAAATCGCGTACCCTTTACCCCCGACATGAGTCTGGTGGAGGAGATGACAAAAAGCAATCCGGTATTTATTAGAAAATTTGATAACAGCGAGTTTGCCGTCAATGGGGCTGCACAAAAGGCGCTGGGTATAACCCCATCGAGCCCTTCTGAATTGCCCGGCATTGAGTTTGTTTTTAACGATGGAAAATTCAATGGTATCTTGCGCGGGGACGTCGTTTCACCTTATGTCCGCCCAAAAATCCCACGTAATTTTTCTCATGAACGCCGCCTTGAACAGACGAGACGGGCGCTGGCCGAAATCCGCAAATACGGCGTAACCAATGTCAGTGATATGTCGGACGACGAGCAGCTCGAAATTTATCGCGAACTGCATGAAGCGGGCGAGTTGACGGTTCGGGTGCACTTTCGCTACATGTTAGAGCGGTGGAATGAGCTGGCCGAGCAAGACATCAAAATCGGCGCAGGAGATGAGTGGATCCGATTGGGTGGACTCAAAGGACATATCGACGGAATTATGGGAAGCAGCAGTGCGCGATTCTTCGAGCCTTACTCACATGACCCCGGTAATCGTGGCCGCTGGCGCCGTCTCATGGTTGATGACGAAGGTAATTTTGTCGAAGGAAAATTTCTGAAATATATGCTGGACGCGGATAAAGCGGGCTTGCAGCTTACTGTGCATGCCATCGGCGACGAAGCCAATAACCTGATTCTGAAATATTTGGAAGAATTGAACAAACAAAACGGCGTGCGTGATCGCAGATTTCGCCTGGTTCATGCGCAGGTCATCGCACCGGGCGACTTCAAACGTCTCGGCGAGTTGGGTGTCATAGCAGAAGTCCAGCCCTTTCACCTGAGCGACGACATGCGCTGGATGGAGGAGCGCATCGGCCATGAGCGCTGCAAGGGAGCTTATGCATTCAAGAGTATTCTGGACAGCGGCGCGACCTTGTCTTTTGGCACTGATTGGCCAGGCACGGCTGCCGCCGAGTATCCAATAAACCCGATGTTTGGAATACATGCTGCGGTGAACCGCCAAACCTTAACAGGTGAACCGGAATCGGGCTGGTTCCCTGAAGAAAAAATCAGAGTTGAAGATGCTATCAAAGCCTACACACTGAACACCGCTTATGCCAATTTTGAAGAGGACATCAAAGGATCGATTGAGGTTGGAAAGTTGGCTGACTTGGCGGTCCTTTCTCAAAACCTGTTAGAAATTTCGCCTGATGACATTTTAAAGACAGAGGTGCTTTATACTGTCGTTGGCGGCAAGATTGTTTATGAAAGGGGGCAGTTGACGGTGAAGTGA
- a CDS encoding aminotransferase class I/II-fold pyridoxal phosphate-dependent enzyme: MPPIVQTSLFRKGTLRQLQDELSEESKNYVYTRGQNPTVAVLEGKLAALERGEACKCFASGMAAVSAALTGLLKQGDHILFVNHIYGPTLKLAQHLTRFGIEHTHTLELDSGKIESELLANTRMIYFENPGTMMFRLVDIQKLAALAKKHNILTVIDNTWATPLFQKPLTHGVDISVHSCTKYIGGHSDVVAGAVITNKALMAEIFRGAYMLNGGILAPFDAWLLIRGLRTLPVRLKQHHKDALALAKNLQKHPRIKNVYHPALQSASLSLAKRYFTGYSGLFSIELNTDKFKDICRFVDALQLFHKGVSWGGVESLVISPNRGDNQEVLQKLQLPPGLVRLSVGLEGAEMLTDDIMQALTKL; this comes from the coding sequence ATGCCGCCAATTGTTCAGACCTCGCTGTTCCGGAAAGGAACGCTTCGGCAATTGCAGGATGAACTGTCAGAAGAGAGCAAGAACTACGTCTACACACGCGGCCAGAATCCAACGGTTGCTGTGCTTGAAGGTAAACTGGCGGCTTTGGAGCGCGGTGAAGCGTGCAAATGCTTTGCCTCAGGGATGGCAGCAGTCAGTGCAGCGCTGACCGGACTTTTGAAACAGGGCGACCATATTCTGTTCGTGAATCACATTTACGGCCCGACGCTCAAGCTCGCACAACACCTCACACGTTTTGGCATTGAGCATACACATACGCTTGAGTTAGATTCCGGCAAAATAGAAAGTGAACTGCTGGCGAATACTCGCATGATCTATTTTGAAAATCCGGGCACCATGATGTTCCGCCTGGTGGACATCCAAAAGCTTGCGGCGTTGGCAAAGAAACACAATATTTTGACCGTCATCGATAACACCTGGGCCACTCCGCTTTTTCAAAAGCCGCTCACTCACGGTGTCGACATCAGCGTGCATTCGTGTACCAAATATATTGGAGGACACAGCGATGTTGTAGCAGGCGCTGTCATTACGAACAAGGCGTTGATGGCTGAGATTTTCCGCGGGGCATATATGCTAAATGGCGGCATCCTCGCACCTTTTGACGCCTGGCTGCTGATCAGGGGACTACGGACGCTTCCCGTACGCTTGAAACAGCATCATAAAGACGCGCTTGCCCTGGCTAAAAATTTGCAGAAGCATCCTCGCATTAAAAATGTGTACCATCCGGCGCTTCAGTCAGCCAGCCTGTCATTAGCGAAACGTTATTTTACCGGCTACTCAGGTCTTTTCAGTATTGAGCTCAACACGGACAAATTCAAAGACATCTGCCGTTTCGTGGATGCGCTGCAGCTTTTTCATAAAGGTGTCAGCTGGGGAGGTGTTGAAAGTCTGGTTATCTCCCCAAACCGCGGCGACAATCAGGAGGTTTTGCAGAAGCTGCAATTGCCACCCGGGCTGGTTCGCTTATCCGTTGGCTTGGAAGGAGCAGAGATGCTAACGGACGACATAATGCAAGCGCTGACAAAGCTCTAG
- the nhaC gene encoding Na+/H+ antiporter NhaC codes for MSNSLDSSKKPISLFEAVLPLIVMFICLLVGAFSIGMGTELLVIVMLTAAAVAGFIAKRKGASWDDVQRSTGEKLASVLPAILILLTIGMLIGTWVFSGTIPTLIYYGLKLVNPQYMVLTAFLVTAVMSICTGTSWGSAGTVGVALMGMAMAIDAPLAATAGAVVSGAYFGDKLSPLSDSTNICAIGANANLYDHIRNMLYTAVPSFVLALVVYAFVGNLHSSSAEALPESAVQLLAELESIYNLGWLALLPPLLVVAGTMLKYPPALTMASSSVLAMFIGITLQGFDFQQSLSAAVNGFDLNMVATLGLNAPDLSRQIATLLNRGGLYSMVNTLLVIIAAFLLAAGMDVSGGLDKLLNSILNKVRGTFGLIAATMSSGSIMISLTSHGGVTALIVGGLFQKAYKEHKLAPENLSRSLEDSVTIVEPLMPWTVSAIFMATTLGVPTANYMPWATFCFTGPLFSLLWAATFKKSKFGTKLL; via the coding sequence ATGAGCAATTCACTTGATTCTTCAAAAAAGCCAATCTCCCTTTTCGAAGCTGTTTTACCTTTAATCGTGATGTTCATTTGTCTGCTCGTGGGAGCGTTTTCTATCGGCATGGGAACAGAGCTGCTGGTCATCGTCATGCTGACTGCAGCCGCTGTGGCTGGGTTTATTGCGAAAAGAAAAGGTGCTTCCTGGGACGACGTTCAGCGCTCGACGGGTGAAAAGCTGGCATCTGTGCTGCCGGCCATTCTCATTCTGCTGACAATCGGCATGCTCATCGGAACCTGGGTGTTCAGCGGCACCATTCCGACATTGATTTATTACGGTCTCAAACTTGTCAATCCACAGTATATGGTGCTGACTGCTTTTCTAGTGACGGCCGTGATGTCAATTTGTACCGGAACATCGTGGGGTTCTGCGGGCACCGTTGGAGTTGCCTTGATGGGCATGGCCATGGCAATCGATGCGCCATTAGCCGCAACTGCCGGTGCTGTCGTTTCCGGCGCTTATTTTGGTGACAAACTATCCCCACTTTCCGATTCTACGAATATTTGCGCAATCGGTGCAAACGCCAATCTTTATGACCACATTCGCAACATGCTCTATACGGCCGTACCCTCTTTTGTGCTGGCGTTGGTGGTATACGCTTTTGTTGGAAACTTGCATAGCAGTAGTGCTGAAGCTTTGCCGGAAAGCGCCGTACAATTACTCGCCGAACTTGAATCCATCTACAACCTGGGCTGGCTGGCCCTGCTGCCCCCGCTTCTGGTGGTTGCGGGCACGATGCTCAAATATCCTCCGGCTTTAACCATGGCGTCATCTTCTGTCCTTGCCATGTTTATCGGAATCACTTTGCAAGGTTTTGATTTTCAGCAATCACTCAGCGCCGCGGTAAACGGATTTGATCTGAATATGGTTGCAACCCTGGGCCTGAACGCGCCTGACTTGAGCCGGCAGATTGCAACCCTGCTAAATCGCGGCGGTTTGTATTCCATGGTGAATACGCTGCTGGTAATCATTGCAGCATTTCTTCTGGCGGCCGGCATGGATGTGTCCGGAGGATTGGACAAGCTTTTGAACAGCATCCTCAACAAAGTTCGCGGCACATTTGGCCTTATCGCGGCAACGATGAGTTCGGGAAGTATCATGATTTCGCTAACCAGCCACGGCGGCGTCACGGCGCTCATTGTGGGCGGGTTATTTCAAAAAGCTTACAAAGAACACAAACTGGCACCTGAAAATCTCTCACGCTCGCTGGAAGACTCTGTCACTATTGTCGAGCCCCTGATGCCCTGGACGGTTTCTGCTATTTTTATGGCCACTACGCTCGGCGTGCCGACTGCCAATTATATGCCGTGGGCCACTTTCTGTTTCACTGGGCCGCTCTTTTCTCTGCTATGGGCCGCGACTTTTAAGAAATCAAAGTTTGGAACTAAGTTGCTTTGA
- a CDS encoding peptidase M14: protein MKKRILITILLFCLTALSFAKNFDFYPNASYDPAIPTLKQVVGHSWGERITSHGEMERYVQALAEASGNVELVEYAKTWEGRALYYLIIASEKNMARLDEIKDGMQKLADPRKINSAEADDLIKSLPSIAWLAYGVHGNEISSTDAGLLTAYHLVAAKKDTVAKSVLENTVVIIDPMQNPDGRDRFVNYFRQTRGRWPNADQKAAEHNEDWPGGRTNHYLFDMNRDWFALTQPETRGRVESYLEWYPQVFVDLHEMGSNSTYYFAPPADPLNPEMPPEQIKWLERFGRNNAKWFDRMQFDYFTGEVFDSFYPGYGEGWPMFQGSIGMTYEQASARGLVVKREDETTMHYRDAVQHHFISSLATAETAATKRESLLRYFYKYRQSAIQEGSRESIKEYIIPPGSDPNRSAKLVSLLLRQGIEVKKAETAFTNSKVKDYYDGQTQSKRFPEGTYLVSLAQPAKRLAKTLLAKQTSMDDAFIKEQLRRHKKRLRDQIYDVTAWSMPLIYDVEAYRAEKASSGRFTVMSETVANKSQIRAGKAQLAYLIPWGTNSAAEALLSLVHQDIRVFSSDKPMTLSGKKFPRGSLIIKVKNNPDDLHQRLEKLASETGAEIIATNTSWVDEGVNFGSGNVKFLKKPKIAMAYHTPTSSYSVGWARYILEQQYSYPVTIMNTSQIGRFDLHKYNVLILPNTRGGYTKTLGESGAKKIKAWVQNGGTLITFGQATHWLTEDKVDLLTTSRELKGGKPEKKKKEEKPKEAKTKKTAPDLSEPFDVEKAIQPEEELPASTPGAIMRVKLDSEHWLAFGYDGDANVMVSSRNIFTPVKLDKGRNVALYMPEDKVLVSGFTWEDARKQIASKAYLMHQRHGQGHVVAFAEDPNYRAFMDGLNLLFLNAICFGPAH from the coding sequence ATGAAAAAACGAATTTTAATAACCATCTTGCTTTTTTGTCTCACTGCACTCTCTTTTGCCAAAAACTTCGACTTCTATCCAAATGCCTCATATGATCCGGCAATCCCTACTCTAAAACAGGTCGTCGGCCACAGTTGGGGCGAGAGAATCACCTCGCATGGCGAAATGGAGCGCTACGTCCAGGCCCTAGCGGAAGCTTCTGGAAATGTCGAACTGGTTGAGTACGCCAAAACCTGGGAAGGCCGGGCGCTTTACTACTTGATTATTGCTTCCGAGAAGAATATGGCACGCCTGGACGAAATCAAAGACGGCATGCAGAAACTCGCCGACCCGCGAAAAATCAACAGCGCCGAAGCAGACGATTTGATCAAAAGCCTGCCGTCAATTGCCTGGCTAGCCTACGGCGTTCACGGCAATGAAATTTCCAGCACAGACGCCGGATTGCTAACGGCCTATCATTTAGTTGCCGCGAAAAAGGATACAGTTGCTAAGTCGGTCCTGGAAAACACCGTGGTCATTATCGATCCAATGCAAAACCCGGACGGGCGCGATCGTTTCGTTAATTATTTTCGGCAGACGCGGGGTCGCTGGCCAAATGCGGATCAGAAAGCTGCTGAGCATAATGAAGACTGGCCGGGCGGCCGTACCAATCACTACTTGTTTGATATGAATCGTGATTGGTTTGCCTTGACCCAACCTGAAACCCGCGGCCGTGTTGAGTCATACCTTGAGTGGTATCCCCAGGTATTCGTGGATTTGCACGAAATGGGCTCAAATTCGACTTACTATTTTGCGCCGCCCGCCGATCCCCTCAATCCTGAAATGCCGCCTGAGCAGATCAAATGGCTGGAACGTTTTGGCCGAAACAATGCGAAATGGTTCGACCGCATGCAATTTGACTATTTCACCGGTGAAGTCTTCGACTCATTTTATCCCGGCTATGGCGAAGGCTGGCCGATGTTTCAGGGTTCTATCGGTATGACTTATGAACAAGCGTCTGCACGCGGCCTGGTCGTAAAACGCGAAGATGAAACGACCATGCACTACCGCGATGCCGTGCAGCACCATTTTATTTCTTCTTTGGCAACTGCAGAAACTGCGGCAACAAAACGCGAGTCTTTACTGCGCTATTTTTACAAGTACCGCCAATCCGCCATTCAAGAAGGTTCACGGGAGTCCATTAAAGAATATATCATTCCGCCGGGCAGCGATCCGAACCGTTCGGCCAAGTTGGTTTCACTGCTGCTCAGGCAAGGAATTGAGGTAAAGAAAGCTGAAACTGCATTCACCAACTCTAAAGTCAAAGACTATTACGACGGACAAACTCAGTCGAAACGATTCCCGGAAGGGACTTACCTCGTTTCGCTAGCTCAGCCTGCCAAACGACTGGCCAAAACGCTTCTTGCTAAACAAACCTCAATGGATGACGCTTTCATAAAGGAACAGCTTCGTCGTCATAAGAAACGTTTGCGTGATCAAATTTACGATGTTACGGCCTGGTCAATGCCCTTAATTTACGATGTTGAGGCATATAGGGCCGAAAAAGCCTCGAGTGGCCGCTTCACTGTAATGTCTGAAACTGTCGCAAACAAAAGCCAAATTCGAGCGGGTAAGGCACAGCTGGCTTATTTAATTCCGTGGGGAACAAATTCAGCAGCAGAGGCGCTGCTGAGTCTGGTTCATCAGGATATCCGCGTTTTCAGCTCAGACAAACCAATGACGCTCAGTGGCAAGAAATTTCCTCGAGGATCTTTAATTATTAAAGTAAAAAACAATCCGGATGACCTTCACCAGCGTTTGGAGAAACTCGCAAGTGAAACCGGTGCAGAAATCATCGCGACCAACACATCCTGGGTGGATGAAGGTGTTAATTTTGGCAGCGGTAATGTTAAGTTTCTAAAGAAACCTAAAATTGCAATGGCTTATCACACGCCCACGAGTTCATACTCAGTTGGTTGGGCGCGCTATATTTTGGAGCAACAATATAGTTACCCGGTTACGATTATGAACACGTCACAAATAGGCCGCTTCGACCTGCACAAATACAATGTTTTAATCCTGCCCAATACACGAGGGGGTTACACCAAAACGCTGGGTGAATCGGGCGCTAAAAAAATCAAAGCCTGGGTACAAAACGGTGGTACTCTGATTACCTTTGGGCAAGCAACCCACTGGCTCACTGAGGATAAAGTCGATCTGTTGACCACCAGCAGGGAATTAAAAGGTGGCAAACCGGAAAAAAAGAAGAAGGAAGAAAAGCCTAAAGAAGCAAAAACAAAAAAGACTGCTCCTGATCTTTCTGAGCCCTTTGATGTTGAAAAGGCGATTCAACCTGAAGAAGAATTGCCCGCTTCAACGCCCGGTGCCATCATGCGAGTTAAGTTGGATAGTGAGCACTGGCTGGCGTTCGGTTACGATGGCGACGCCAATGTTATGGTTTCGAGTAGAAATATTTTTACGCCCGTTAAGTTGGATAAAGGCCGAAATGTTGCGCTCTATATGCCGGAGGACAAAGTTCTGGTGAGCGGGTTCACCTGGGAAGACGCGCGCAAGCAAATCGCCAGCAAAGCCTATCTAATGCACCAGCGACACGGGCAGGGTCATGTGGTGGCGTTTGCAGAAGATCCGAATTACCGAGCCTTTATGGATGGCTTGAATTTGCTCTTTTTGAATGCGATTTGCTTTGGACCTGCACATTAA